In Fusarium oxysporum Fo47 chromosome XII, complete sequence, one DNA window encodes the following:
- a CDS encoding chaperonin 10-like protein, translating to MKLPVTSFTKLFNQRFRGPVSRNINRSFYATMRAARYYGIKDIRVEQVPEPSVQPGQVKVAPKFVGICGTDLHEYLGGPNFCPTKPHPLTSESIPVTLGHEFSGIISEIGPDVTGFEVGQPCAVQPTLFCGHCAACHTSAENVCHTGGFLGLSGGGGGLSESVCVNATHVFALPKDLPLEIGALVEPLSVAWHAMSAAPEINEKSKVTILGGGPIGLAMILCLKAKGVSEIIVSEVAASRQEFARQFGATKVVNPIKEDLNEVVLGLTGGLGADVVFDCAGVPASVKGACEVVRTRGTVVNIAIWEKEIPFNPNWLTFKESAYKSVLGYQREDFQAVIDNLASGAIKPSQMITRKIKMENIVEDGINALITDKDNQVKILVDINDK from the exons ATGAAACTACCAGTAACTTCATTTACAAAACTTTTTAACCAACGATTCCGTGGACCTGTATCCAGGAACATCAATCGGTCTTTCTACGCTACGATGAGAGCTGCGAGGTATTACGGTATCAAGGACATTCGTGTCGAGCAGGTCCCTGAGCCTTCAGTGCAGCCCGGACAAGTCAAG GTTGCTCCTAAATTTGTTGGAATCTGCGGCACAG ATCTGCACGAATATCTTGGAGGACCAAACTTTTGCCCAACCAAGCCTCACCCTCTCACATCAGAAAGTATTCCTGTAACACTTGGCCATGAATTCTCAGGAATCATCTCCGAAATTGGCCCCGACGTAACCGGCTTCGAAGTAGGTCAGCCCTGCGCAGTTCAGCCAACCCTCTTCTGCGGCCACTGCGCTGCATGCCACACCAGCGCCGAGAACGTCTGCCATACCGGTGGTTTCCTCGGTCTCTCTGGCGGTGGCGGCGGTCTTTCCGAGTCAGTCTGTGTGAACGCGACGCACGTCTTTGCGCTGCCAAAAGACCTGCCCCTCGAGATCGGAGCACTTGTCGAGCCGCTTTCTGTAGCGTGGCATGCTATGTCTGCGGCGCCGGAAATCAACGAGAAGTCCAAGGTTACAATTTTGGGCGGTGGGCCGATTGGTTTGGCGATGATTTTGTGCTTGAAGGCCAAGGGCGTTAGTGAGATTATTGTTTCCGAAGTTGCCGCCTCGAGACAGGAGTTTGCGAGGCAGTTTGGTGCCACCAAGGTTGTGAACCCGATCAAAGAGGACCTCAACGAGGTCGTTCTTGGCTTGACTGGTGGTTTGGGTGCTGATGTTGTTTTCGATTGCGCCGGTGTACCAGCGAG TGTCAAGGGTGCTTGTGAAGTCGTCAGAACAAGAGGCACTGTAGTAAACATCGCAATCTGGGAGAAGGAGATACCTTTCAACCCTAATTGGCTGACCTTCAAGGAGAGTGCCTACAAATCTGTCTTGGGATACCAACGGGAAGACTTCCAAGCGGTCATCGATAACCTCGCTTCTGGTGCAATTAAGCCTAGCCAGATGATCACCAGAaagatcaagatggagaatATTGTCGAGGATGGTATCAATGCGTTGATCACCGATAAAGACAACCAAGTCAAGATCCTGGTGGATATCAATGACAAATAA
- a CDS encoding Alpha/Beta hydrolase protein encodes MAPSSEILASAQPDPDFLQILKSSSPPPLPTNVDIPTLRATSNKHKNEARDALGGPPPNLTERDIEIPVRDGSSILAYVYSPSDVVPGDELPIFLFFHGGGFCLGTRHDDMESNRILALKAGIIIVCLDYRLAPEYPFPQAIHDGVDALQWIAQNPTQVHPSASPSAGLIIGGTSAGANIANGVVYLNRDLGSPAKVTGQFLGVGPLLPPPFVPEKYKDDYVSHEQNKHVTIPPEELARAFVAAYKPDPNSPIAVPAVHPSGHSGIPPTYFQVCGLDGLRDESIIYERILQHDNIPTRLDLYPGLPHHFWEFFPQLTKQVEKRTNDTVEGIKCCNSEFGFSYGNFRRKDNLRTGRHSEYPLFPTDLLISTGIHLNLVESPFLANRRKARDSGDVEARPSSEPSGPHYQSYSQPFAGRLGANQAYVVEGGTSEDDHLLHHAPDATPHMSFWELMDMRPIKNLDLWKAALIEGIGTLLFVYITIWVNISPDIAPAAPTQRFGSFDNAAFLGPLIGGMTNLIFITLFITSFGAISGAHFNPLITFATFCARLCSLPRLILYVAAQIGGAALAGLLVRASWGGRDFKVGGCWLFTDIVPPKEIFVVELVSATLLLFLAFGVGLDPRQAKIIGPALGPFMVGLSVGTMSFASAFARYGYGGAGLNPARCMGAFVGSRFPSWHWIHWVADGIACIIHGVCYYFIPPWTEVRQ; translated from the exons ATGGCTCCTAGTTCGGAAATCCTCGCCAGCGCTCAACCGGATCCCGACTTTCTCCAA ATCTTAAAGTCCAGCAGCCCTCCGCCGCTTCCGACCAATGTCGATATACCAACTCTTCGAGCTACTTCAAATAAGCACAAAAATGAGGCACGAGACGCACTAGGAGGCCCCCCTCCGAACCTGACCGAGCGAGATATTGAGATACCTGTTCGTGACGGCAGCAGTATTCTTGCCTATGTTTATTCTCCATCAGATGTCGTCCCAGGAGATGAGCTTCCTATCTTTTTATTCTTCCATGGCGGAGGCTTCTGCCTAGGCACGCGCCATGATGATATGGAGTCCAACAGGATCTTGGCGCTCAAAGCTGGTATTATAATTGTCTGCCTTGACTACCGTCTTGCTCCGGAATATCCGTTCCCTCAGGCCATTCATGATGGAGTTGACGCTTTGCAATGG ATCGCTCAAAATCCAACACAAGTTCACCCTTCCGCATCCCCTTCAGCAGGTCTAATCATCGGAGGCACCTCAGCAGGAGCAAACATCGCTAATGGTGTGGTGTATCTAAACCGCGACCTCGGATCTCCCGCCAAGGTCACTGGGCAGTTTCTCGGCGTCGgacctcttcttcctccaccaTTCGTTCCCGAAAAGTACAAAGACGACTACGTCAGTCACGAGCAGAACAAACACGTAACTATACCTCCCGAAGAACTAGCTCGCGCATTCGTTG CTGCATACAAGCCAGATCCAAACTCGCCGATCGCAGTGCCTGCTGTCCATCCATCAGGACACTCAGGAATTCCTCCAACATACTTTCAAGTCTGCGGGCTTGATGGTTTGAGGGACGAGAGTATCATTTACgagcggattcttcagcaTGATAACATCCCTACGCGACTAGATCTGTATCCTGGTCTACCGCATCACTTCTGGGAATTCTTCCCTCAATTGACCAAACAGGTTGAAAAGAGAACAAATGATACAGTGGAGGGAATTAAATG TTGTAACTCGGAATTTGGGTTTAGTTATGGCAATTTCCGTCGCAAAGATAATCTCCGGACAGGTCGGCATTCAGAATATCCATTATTTCCCACTGACCTGTTGATTTCCACTGGTATTCACTTAAACCTTGTTGAGTCTCCATTCT TGGCGAATCGCCGAAAGGCACGCGACAGCGGAGATGTCGAAGCCAGGCCCAGCTCAGAGCCTTCGGGTCCTCATTACCAAAGCTACAGTCAACCCTTCGCTGGAAGACTCGGTGCCAATCAGGCGTACGTTGTCGAAGGAGGAACATCGGAAGACGACCATTTACTGCATCATGCCCCGGATGCCACGCCGCACATGTCTTTCTGGGAGTTGATGGACATGCGTCCGATCAAGAATCTGGATTTATGGAAAGCGGCGCTTATTGAAGGCATCG GCACTTTGCTATTTGTGTATATCACGATATGGGTCAATATCTCGCCAGACATAGCGCCCGCTGCTCCAACACAACGTTTCGGGAGCTTTGACAATGCTGCTTTCCTCGGGCCTCTTATTGGCGGTATGACCAACCTAATCTTCATAACGCTCTTCATTACGTCTTTTGGAGCAATTTCCGGTGCTCATTTCAATCCTCTGATCACCTTCGCCACTTTCTGCGCTCGCCTTTGCTCGTTACCGCGTCTGATACTCTACGTCGCAGCTCAGATCGGCGGCGCCGCCCTGGCAGGCTTATTAGTCAGAGCAAGCTGGGGAGGCCGAGATTTCAAAGTTGGCGGTTGCTGGCTGTTTACGGATATCGTCCCGCCAAAGGAGATATTTGTCGTGGAGCTAGTGTCAGCTACCCTTCTCTTGTTCCTTGCTTTTGGTGTTGGCCTGGACCCACGACAAGCGAAGATCATTGGTCCAGCGCTGGGACCTTTCATGGTAGGATTGAGTGTTGGCACTATGAGCTTTGCTAGTGCTTTCGCGCGATATGGATACGGAGGTGCAGGGTTGAACCCTGCGAGATGTATGGGCGCTTTTGTCGGGAGCCGATTTCCTAGCTGGCATTGGATACACTGGGTTGCTGATGGAATTGCTTGCATCATCCATGGCGTATGTTATTACTTCATTCCGCCGTGGACGGAGGTGCGGCAGTAG
- a CDS encoding major facilitator superfamily domain-containing protein — protein MASQSSIHAPFERDATRIHSKTMICLFLTTTQAVNIIYLTQILSLVGTGLLANTMAQVAGGTGQTVWYSSCITILTVVLNPPIGQVADYWGRKAILVVMPLAGVVGSIIVSRAQSSGTLIAGFAILGLNYGSQSLSVAVMSEILPRHYRPIGQAVGSVSTALGAIIALLMGGGLLRHGDNSNYRIFWYVTAGLYALASLGCLIGYNPPPRDLQVSLDVSQKLKSLDWVGYALFAPALVLFCIALSWSQNPYSWDSANILAPFIISIVALIIFIVYEWRFKKDGMLHHELWRHRNFAISLFVIFVEGIAFFAANSYFVFQISLVYDVSFLSGSVNFAILFIAAGVFSPVFGLWSSKRKTLRPPLVLGAICLLAFFILLATSKIDTPRYAFWIYPILPGIALPSIVPLSMVSAQFATTPELIALTSALMTSIRSLGGSIGLAINNAVLHNALDKELPKKIAEAALPLGLPTSSLPALIQGLASQNKQAVAAVPGLTPEIAQAAVLEQESEFDASIDAPVEINSKTMEMDQIVPTNMQEKQFESRAEVSHQENSSS, from the exons ATGGCTTCCCAATCCTCCATCCACGCTCCTTTCGAGCGAGATGCTACTCGAATTCACTCCAAAACGATGATATGTCTTTTC CTAACCACAACCCAGGCCGTTAACATCATATATCTGACACAAATCCTCTCTCTCGTCGGCACAGGCCTCTTGGCAAACACCATGGCCCAAGTCGCCGGTGGTACTGGACAGACTGTCTGGTACTCATCCTGCATCACGATCCTCACCGTCGTCCTAAATCCCCCCATCGGTCAAGTCGCTGACTACTGGGGCCGGAAAGCCATCCTTGTCGTTATGCCACTTGCTGGCGTTGTGGGTAGCATCATCGTGTCCCGTGCTCAAAGTTCCGGAACTCTCATCGCCGGGTTCGCTATCTTGGGTCTCAATTATGGAAGCCAGTCCCTCTCTGTTGCTGTCATGTCCGAAATTCTTCCTCGACATTATCGACCTATTGGACAAGCTGTTGGAAGTGTATCGACCGCGCTTGGTGCTATCATTGCCTTACTCATGGGGGGCGGACTTCTCCGTCACGGCGACAACTCCAACTATCGCATCTTCTGGTATGTGACGGCCGGTCTTTACGCTCTTGCATCTCTGGGCTGTCTCATTGGATACAACCCTCCGCCTCGAGACCTACAAGTCTCCCTCGATGTATCACAGAAGCTCAAGAGCCTTGACTGGGTAGGATATGCATTGTTCGCCCCAGCCCTCGTCCTTTTCTGCATAGCCCTATCATGGTCTCAGAACCCGTACTCCTGGGACAGCGCCAACATTCTCGCACCTTTTatcatcagcatcgtcgCACTGATTATCTTCATCGTGTATGAGTGGAGGTTCAAGAAGGACGGCATGCTTCACCATGAGCTATGGAGGCACAGAAACTTCGCCATCTCCCTATTTGTCATCTTTGTTGAAGGTATTGCTTTCTTCGCAGCAAACTCCTATTTCGTCTTCCAAATCTCTCTCGTCTACGATGTCAGCTTCCTCTCAGGTAGTGTCAACTTCGCCATCCTATTCATCGCAGCGGGCGTGTTCTCTCCTGTCTTTGGATTATGGTCCTCTAAACGCAAGACTCTTCGACCACCACTCGTCTTGGGCGCCATATGCCTTCTCGCTTTCTTCATTTTACTGGCAACTTCAAAGATTGACACTCCTCGGTATGCTTTCTGGATATATCCTATCCTCCCTGGCATTGCGCTCCCTTCCATTGTTCCATTGTCCATGGTTTCTGCGCAATTCGCAACAACGCCGGAGCTGATCGCTCTGACCTCTGCGCTCATGACCAGCATCCGCAGTCTAGGAGGCTCTATTGGTCTGGCAATCAACAATGCTGTTCTCCACAATGCCCTGGATAAAGAGCTGCCCAAAAAGATTGCAGAGGCAGCTCTACCATTAGGACTACCTACTTCGTCTCTTCCTGCACTTATCCAAGGGTTAGCTTCCCAGAACAAACAGGCAGTGGCTGCCGTCCCTGGCCTTACACCTGAAATCGCGCAGGCCGCAGTCCTAG aacaagaatccGAGTTTGATGCAAGCATTGATGCACCTGTTGAGATTAATTCCAAGACCATGGAAATGGACCAGATCGTGCCGACAAATATGCAGGAGAAGCAGTTTGAGAGCAGGGCAGAAGTGAGCCACCAGGAGAACAGTAGCTCTTGA
- a CDS encoding fungal-specific transcription factor domain-containing protein has protein sequence MTQDNSERTNPPETWKGHRACFECRRTGQSCTFPTKRKTPQRRRQESQTDSQKLERLVSLLESRLSDGQDIDMLLSQTKQLPKVNDIHTPNSLDREQDQPMRDDSNDESQSEIIVFGTSITAEDSTSPASTFRSTEADVPTWLGIPVPVLTDLVHIFFSKTQGWLPLLHKPRFFARFMKNGVFDDRKHSNTEALLLCGMFALSARHSSNPWFHSIPAPDRGQAFMEKANAYYEKCQSDQAPSLEYLQGCILLAAYEYASGPSHRAWILAGVCVRLAYDLNLCSMDEQDESSDWSILEEQRRAFWITWELDTFGSLMSRRPSSINRSMVMVKLPVSDEAWFADRPVESPIVDPRPSEVWKLLLYSPNQDPRAWFLIANILLSVASEFAAGRFTCQRDKEELIDAITCFSLAMSQRFNLETLEREISSDDAARHNWIIGMHLMLTCTRTTIQATFKPENPETLRSPRHLSRIFYHWYPDYIPLCQPFLACCLLSDRAYPSKDMTDASYTGYHNSELVSLVLSQYATVWNLASIIIRTDLKASLMRRDKDNSFEQRFALFFPSRVPNNRKDDQPTMGEGLDVEELGSENISAESSSGDSELQQLLQPTELGDAETLMTELATLAGRGLPRYVPGDTQPDWNSGLSLNFLDDDHQHLNYLQL, from the exons ATGACACAAGATAATTCGGAACGAACGAATCCACCCGAGACGTGGAAGGGCCATCGCGCCTGTTTTGAATGCAGACG AACTGGCCAATCCTGCACATTTCCGACAAAGCGAAAGACGCCGCAACGACGTCGCCAGGAGAGTCAGACTGATTCACAGAAGCTTG AGCGTCTCGTCAGTCTGCTTGAGTCACGGCTGAGCGATGGGCAGGATATCGACATGCTGTTGTCGCAGACAAAGCAACTTCCGAAAGTCAACGACATACACACACCAAACTCTCTCGACAGAGAACAGGACCAGCCTATGAGAGACGACAGTAACGATGAATCGCAATCAGAAATCATCGTTTTTGGTACAAGCATCACGGCCGAAGATTCAACCTCTCCAGCTTCGACTTTCCGCTCAACAGAAGCAGACGTACCTACCTGGTTGGGGATACCCGTGCCTGTATTGACCGACCTTGTGCACAtattcttctccaagacccAAGGATGGCTTCCGCTTCTTCATAAGCCGCGATTCTTTGCCCGATTTATGAAGAACGGCGTATTTGATGACAGAAAGCACTCCAACACTGAAGCATTGCTGCTCTGCGGCATGTTTGCTCTATCAGCCAGGCATTCATCAAACCCCTGGTTTCATAGCATTCCGGCACCAGATCGTGGACAGGCCTTTATGGAAAAAGCCAATGCATATTACGAAAAGTGCCAATCCGACCAAGCACCAAGTCTCGAATATCTACAAGGCTGCATCTTGCTAGCTGCCTACGAATATGCTTCCGGCCCATCACACCGGGCCTGGATCCTTGCGGGCGTTTGTGTCCGGCTAGCCTATGACCTGAACTTGTGTAGTATGGATGAACAGGATGAATCAAGCGATTGGTCGATTCTGGAAGAGCAACGTCGTGCGTTTTGGATCACCTGGGAACTCGACACCTTTGGCTCCCTCATGTCAAGACGGCCAAGTTCGATCAACAGGTCAATGGTGATGGTTAAGCTTCCGGTTAGTGACGAGGCTTGGTTTGCAGACCGACCCGTCGAGTCACCTATTGTCGACCCAAGACCCAGTGAGGTCTGGAAACTCCTTCTATACTCTCCGAATCAGGACCCACGAGCATGGTTCCTCATAGCTAATATTCTCTTGAGTGTCGCAAGTGAATTTGCAGCGGGTCGATTCACTTGTCAGAGAGATAAGGAGGAGCTCATAGATGCTATTACATGCTTTTCACTTGCCATGTCGCAGCGATTCAATCTGGAGACACTGGAGCGAGAGATATCTTCAGACGATGCGGCAAGACATAACTGGATTATTGGCATGCATCTCATGTTGACTTGCACCCGCACGACCATACAAGCCACATTCAAACCTGAGAATCCAGAGACATTACGTTCGCCTCGTCATTTATCTCGGATATTCTATCATTGGTATCCGGACTATATCCCTCTATGCCAGCCTTTCCTGGCATGCTGTCTGTTATCAGACCGAGCATACCCGTCAAAGGATATGACTGATGCTTCATATACCGGATACCATAATAGTGAGCTGGTTAGTCTGGTCTTGTCGCAGTATGCCACTGTATGGAATCTTGCCTCCATTATAATAA GGACAGATCTGAAGGCTTCCTTGATGCGCCGTGATAAGGATAACTCATTTGAGCAGCGATTTGCATTATTCTTCCCTTCACGGGTTCCCAATAATCGGAAAGATGACCAGCCCACCATGGGTGAAGGGCTCGATGTAGAGGAACTGGGAAGTGAGAACATATCAGCAGAGAGCAGTTCTGGTGACAGCGAGCTGCAGCAACTTCTTCAGCCGACGGAACTGGGAGATGCAGAGACTTTGATGACAGAACTTGCCACACTGGCTGGGAGAGGCCTGCCCAGATACGTGCCAGGAGACACTCAACCAGACTGGAATAGTGGGCTTTCTCTGAATTTTCTTGACGACgatcatcagcatctcaaCTACCTACAGTTGTAA